One window from the genome of Rhodobacteraceae bacterium S2214 encodes:
- a CDS encoding ligase-associated DNA damage response DEXH box helicase: protein MSALPPQFTNWFAQRGWSIHPHQQDMLDRKDLPALMLIAPTGGGKTLAGFLPTLVELADGGHDGLHTLYVSPLKALAADIKRNLRTPVDEMDLPIRIEDRTGDTSYTQKRRQRADPPHILLTTPESLALLTSYEDAPRMFKGVQRIIVDEIHALAESKRGDQLMLALSRLQAMSPDLRRVGLSATVEDPAAIAHELACHPDPCPILHADPGPAPDIQMLVTEEQPPWTGGGGKYAIPAVLDQVKKHNTTLIFHNTRAQAEIFFHNLWLANEEALPIGIHHGSLDKSQREKVEAAMVAGNLKAIVCTGSLDLGIDWGDVDLVIQVGAPKNVKRLVQRIGRANHRYNAPSKALLVPANRFEVVECVAALEAVHAHDLDGDPKGPGPRDVLCQHILIIACAGPFDVDDLYAEVKTVGAFSGLSRPDFDACFDFCATGGYALRAYDKWQRLMQRPDGLWQLRDPRAAQRIRMNIGTIQDTETLKVKLKGNFKALGEIEESFAATLTPGDTFLIGGQIVRYDSLKELTVQVTRDAAKTPKIATFMGTKFATSTQLQARILRMFQQDSWPQLPMHTAEWLHLQRDISKLPEADRILVESMYFDDRHYTCVYGFAGRNAQQTLGLLLTQRMEQLGLHPMGFVATDYATLFWGLDPVTDPAPLFDTTAITDGFETWLGGNAVMKKTFRGAATIAGLIERNLPQKRKTGRQATFSSDILYDTLYKYDPDHLILQITREEALRGLVDFGRIAEMMERTAGRIDHVILDRVSPLSAPMLLERGKVMVAGSAQDKLLEDTAALLMESAGLSQLPQ, encoded by the coding sequence ATGAGCGCCCTGCCCCCCCAATTCACCAACTGGTTCGCGCAACGCGGTTGGTCGATCCACCCGCATCAGCAAGACATGTTGGACCGCAAGGACCTGCCCGCGTTAATGCTGATTGCCCCGACTGGCGGCGGCAAAACACTGGCCGGTTTCCTGCCCACTTTGGTGGAACTAGCGGATGGCGGGCACGACGGGTTGCACACGTTGTATGTGTCACCGTTGAAAGCCTTAGCCGCTGATATCAAACGTAATTTGCGCACGCCGGTTGATGAAATGGACCTGCCGATCCGCATTGAGGACCGCACTGGCGACACGTCTTACACGCAAAAACGCAGGCAACGCGCTGACCCGCCACATATCCTGCTCACCACGCCGGAAAGCCTTGCGCTGCTGACATCCTACGAAGATGCGCCGCGCATGTTTAAGGGTGTCCAGCGCATTATCGTGGACGAAATTCACGCGCTCGCGGAAAGCAAACGCGGCGATCAGCTGATGCTTGCCCTATCCCGCTTGCAAGCCATGTCGCCCGATCTGCGCCGCGTTGGTCTGTCTGCGACGGTCGAGGACCCTGCCGCGATTGCGCATGAACTGGCCTGCCATCCTGATCCCTGCCCCATCTTGCATGCCGATCCCGGCCCTGCGCCTGACATCCAGATGCTTGTCACCGAAGAACAACCGCCATGGACCGGTGGTGGCGGCAAATACGCGATCCCTGCCGTCTTGGATCAGGTCAAAAAACACAACACGACGCTGATCTTTCACAACACCCGCGCGCAGGCCGAAATCTTTTTCCACAATCTTTGGCTTGCGAATGAAGAGGCGCTGCCGATTGGTATCCACCACGGATCATTGGATAAATCCCAACGCGAAAAGGTCGAAGCGGCCATGGTCGCCGGTAATCTGAAGGCGATTGTCTGCACCGGATCGCTTGATCTGGGCATTGACTGGGGCGACGTCGATCTGGTGATCCAAGTTGGTGCGCCTAAGAATGTGAAACGTCTGGTGCAGCGGATCGGACGCGCCAACCACCGCTATAATGCACCGTCCAAGGCGCTGCTTGTGCCTGCAAACAGGTTCGAAGTGGTCGAATGCGTCGCGGCGTTAGAGGCCGTGCATGCCCACGATCTGGACGGTGATCCAAAGGGCCCCGGTCCACGCGATGTTCTGTGCCAGCACATTCTGATCATCGCCTGTGCAGGGCCGTTCGATGTTGATGACCTGTACGCTGAAGTGAAGACCGTCGGCGCGTTTTCGGGTCTTTCGCGTCCTGATTTCGATGCCTGTTTCGATTTCTGCGCGACCGGTGGTTATGCGCTGCGGGCCTACGACAAATGGCAGCGACTGATGCAGCGGCCTGACGGGTTGTGGCAATTGCGCGATCCGCGTGCGGCACAGCGCATTCGTATGAACATCGGGACCATTCAGGACACCGAAACGCTAAAGGTCAAACTCAAGGGTAATTTCAAGGCGTTAGGCGAGATCGAAGAAAGCTTTGCCGCGACCCTGACCCCTGGTGATACGTTCCTGATCGGTGGGCAAATCGTGCGCTATGACAGCCTGAAAGAGCTGACAGTGCAGGTCACGCGGGACGCGGCTAAAACGCCCAAGATTGCGACATTCATGGGCACCAAATTCGCGACATCGACCCAACTGCAGGCCCGCATTCTGCGCATGTTCCAGCAGGACAGCTGGCCACAACTGCCTATGCACACCGCTGAATGGCTGCATCTGCAACGCGACATTTCCAAACTGCCCGAGGCGGATCGGATTCTTGTTGAAAGCATGTATTTCGACGACCGCCACTATACATGTGTCTACGGTTTTGCGGGGCGCAATGCGCAACAGACACTCGGTTTGCTTCTGACACAACGGATGGAACAGCTGGGCCTGCACCCCATGGGGTTTGTGGCGACCGATTATGCGACGCTGTTTTGGGGGCTGGATCCGGTCACTGATCCTGCCCCGTTATTTGATACGACGGCCATCACCGACGGCTTTGAGACATGGCTGGGTGGCAATGCTGTGATGAAGAAGACGTTTCGTGGGGCCGCGACGATTGCTGGGCTGATCGAACGGAATCTGCCGCAAAAACGCAAAACCGGAAGGCAGGCAACATTTTCCAGCGATATCCTGTATGACACGCTTTACAAATACGACCCTGACCACCTGATCCTGCAAATCACACGGGAGGAGGCGTTGCGCGGGCTTGTCGACTTTGGCCGGATCGCCGAGATGATGGAAAGGACTGCAGGCCGCATTGACCATGTCATTCTGGATCGTGTGTCGCCATTGTCTGCGCCCATGTTGTTAGAACGGGGCAAAGTGATGGTCGCAGGTAGCGCGCAGGATAAGCTGTTGGAAGACACTGCCGCATTGCTAATGGAAAGCGCAGGGTTAAGCCAACTGCCCCAATAA
- the pdeM gene encoding ligase-associated DNA damage response endonuclease PdeM, translated as MTAHVFTFADLTFHAEATGALWIPDHRTLVVSDLHLGKSDRIARRTGTLIPPYENFETLNRLEAEINRLDPQQVVCLGDSFDDLLGVDALDEVNQATLLRLQAGRTWVWIEGNHDPGPVDLGGSHLSEMTIGTVAFRHIASDAVPEVSGHYHPKHGVPGMGRLRPCFVYDTQRLILPAFGAYTGGLKVSDAAIRQLFSKQAITVLTGSRAVPVPLGLVRRQQGRGGRFG; from the coding sequence ATGACCGCCCATGTTTTTACCTTCGCTGATCTGACGTTCCATGCCGAAGCCACCGGTGCGCTTTGGATCCCTGACCATCGTACCTTGGTTGTCTCTGACCTGCATTTGGGTAAATCGGACAGAATCGCGCGCCGAACTGGCACCTTAATCCCGCCATACGAAAACTTTGAAACGCTCAATCGGCTGGAAGCAGAGATCAACCGTCTCGATCCGCAGCAGGTCGTTTGTCTGGGCGATAGTTTTGATGATCTTCTCGGTGTCGATGCGCTGGATGAGGTGAATCAAGCGACGCTGCTGCGCCTACAAGCGGGACGCACGTGGGTGTGGATCGAAGGGAACCACGATCCGGGGCCCGTGGATCTAGGCGGTAGCCATCTAAGCGAAATGACTATCGGCACGGTGGCTTTTCGCCATATCGCCAGCGACGCGGTGCCCGAAGTATCCGGCCACTATCACCCAAAACACGGTGTCCCGGGAATGGGGCGGCTGAGGCCCTGTTTCGTCTACGATACCCAGCGTCTGATCCTGCCCGCTTTTGGGGCATACACCGGTGGGCTAAAGGTGTCAGATGCCGCGATACGTCAGCTCTTTAGCAAACAGGCGATCACTGTGTTAACTGGGTCTCGCGCTGTTCCCGTGCCTCTGGGATTAGTCCGGCGGCAACAAGGACGGGGCGGTAGGTTCGGCTAA
- a CDS encoding LytTR family transcriptional regulator has protein sequence MLFWGPVFVGAYVTKAITHSLTATFFEGRSLAESRTIDFLIFSGVFSPILFTFLNLGPVSWGADNISLAILSSWVLLTTGTCTALFALINPEPVFVDPRDEPVEEAPLPPRLFSRLGICSNEFAITRLTVNDHYVLVGLSDGSEQRLLMRLSDAIAEMDDVMGYITHRSHWVSQAHVKGIIYEGRRELLELTTGVRVPISRTYRPVLVAAGLIPEAREQRETQLTQ, from the coding sequence ATGCTATTTTGGGGCCCCGTTTTTGTGGGTGCCTATGTCACAAAAGCAATTACCCACAGTTTGACCGCGACTTTCTTTGAAGGACGGTCTTTGGCCGAAAGTCGGACAATTGATTTCCTCATTTTTAGCGGCGTCTTTTCCCCCATTCTTTTCACCTTTTTGAATTTGGGTCCCGTATCATGGGGCGCAGACAATATTTCGCTGGCTATTTTGTCATCTTGGGTTTTGCTGACCACGGGGACATGCACAGCGCTGTTTGCGCTGATTAATCCGGAACCTGTCTTTGTTGATCCACGTGATGAACCTGTTGAAGAAGCCCCGCTGCCACCACGTTTATTCAGTCGGTTAGGGATTTGTTCGAACGAATTTGCTATCACCCGCCTCACCGTGAACGATCACTATGTGCTTGTCGGCCTGTCCGACGGCAGCGAGCAGCGCCTATTGATGCGGTTATCAGACGCAATTGCCGAAATGGATGATGTCATGGGCTATATCACCCACCGGTCCCATTGGGTCAGTCAGGCGCACGTCAAAGGCATTATCTACGAAGGTCGCCGCGAACTGTTGGAATTGACTACGGGAGTGCGTGTCCCGATTAGCCGAACCTACCGCCCCGTCCTTGTTGCCGCCGGACTAATCCCAGAGGCACGGGAACAGCGCGAGACCCAGTTAACACAGTGA
- the folD gene encoding bifunctional methylenetetrahydrofolate dehydrogenase/methenyltetrahydrofolate cyclohydrolase FolD, with protein sequence MTATVIDGKAFAAKVRGQVGEHVARLKEVNGITPGLAVVLVGEDPASQVYVRSKGKMTVEVGMNSYEHKLDVDTTEEALLKVIADLNADPAVHGILVQLPLPDHLDSDLVINSIDPAKDVDGFHISNVGLLGTGQKSMVPCTPLGCLMMLREHHGSLSGLNAVVIGRSNIVGKPMAQLLLNDSCTVTIAHSRTKDLAGTVKQADIVVAAVGRPEMVPGDWIKEGATVIDVGINRIDAGLKEDGTPKTRLVGDADYESCAAVAGAITPVPGGVGPMTIACLLANTVTACCRANGLAEPEGLTA encoded by the coding sequence ATGACTGCGACTGTAATCGACGGAAAAGCCTTTGCGGCCAAAGTCCGCGGCCAAGTAGGCGAGCATGTTGCCCGCCTGAAAGAAGTGAACGGGATCACGCCGGGTCTGGCTGTGGTCTTGGTTGGCGAAGATCCGGCGAGCCAAGTCTACGTCCGTTCAAAGGGCAAAATGACCGTTGAGGTCGGGATGAATTCCTACGAGCACAAATTGGACGTCGATACGACAGAAGAAGCGTTGCTCAAAGTGATTGCTGATTTGAATGCTGATCCAGCGGTCCACGGTATTCTGGTTCAATTGCCTTTGCCTGATCACCTCGACAGTGATTTGGTGATTAATTCAATTGACCCAGCAAAAGATGTGGATGGTTTTCACATTTCAAATGTTGGCCTGCTTGGTACAGGTCAGAAATCAATGGTGCCTTGCACGCCATTGGGTTGCTTGATGATGTTGCGTGAACATCACGGTTCTTTGTCCGGTTTGAACGCCGTCGTTATCGGGCGGTCAAATATTGTCGGGAAACCAATGGCGCAATTGTTGTTAAATGATAGCTGCACGGTGACCATTGCACATAGCCGTACAAAAGATTTGGCCGGAACTGTAAAGCAGGCGGATATTGTTGTCGCAGCAGTCGGACGTCCTGAAATGGTGCCCGGCGATTGGATCAAGGAAGGTGCAACCGTTATTGACGTTGGCATTAACCGTATCGATGCAGGTCTCAAGGAAGATGGTACACCGAAGACGCGTTTGGTTGGCGATGCTGACTACGAAAGCTGCGCTGCGGTGGCGGGTGCAATTACCCCGGTTCCGGGCGGTGTTGGCCCAATGACGATCGCATGTTTGCTGGCCAATACCGTGACAGCATGCTGTCGCGCCAATGGTTTAGCAGAGCCTGAAGGTCTGACCGCATAA
- a CDS encoding formate--tetrahydrofolate ligase, protein MAYKTDIEIAREAVKQPIQEIGAKLGISSDDLLPYGHDKAKVSQSFIDSVQDRPNGKLVLVTAINPTPAGEGKTTTTVGLGDGLNRIGKKAAVCIREASLGPNFGMKGGAAGGGMAQVVPMEDMNLHFTGDFHAITSAHNLLAAMLDNHVYWGNSLEIDIRRVAWRRVLDMNDRALRQINVNLGGVANGFPREGGFDITVASEVMAILCLAKNLEDLQNRLGDMIVAYRRDRSPVFCRDIKADGAMTVLLKDAMQPNLVQTLENNPAFVHGGPFANIAHGCNSVTATTTALKIADYVVTEAGFGADLGAEKFLNIKCRKAGLSPDCVVLVATVRAMKMNGGVAKADLGAENVEAVKSGCANLGRHIGNLKSFGVPVVVAINHFVTDTDAEVQAVKDYVATQGSEAVLSQHWEFGSKGSEDLAKKVAEVAEAGISNFAPIYPDDMSLFDKIDTIAKRIYHADEVLMDQKLRTQLKDWEDQGYGNLPICMAKTQYSFTTDPTVRGAPTGHSVPVREVRLSAGAGFVVVICGEIMTMPGLPRVPSAEAIHLNADGQIEGLF, encoded by the coding sequence ATGGCTTATAAGACGGATATCGAGATTGCACGCGAAGCAGTCAAACAACCGATTCAAGAAATCGGCGCGAAGTTAGGCATTAGCAGCGACGATCTGCTGCCCTACGGCCACGACAAAGCGAAAGTTAGCCAATCTTTCATCGATTCCGTTCAAGATCGGCCAAACGGTAAACTTGTCCTCGTGACCGCGATCAATCCGACCCCTGCGGGCGAAGGTAAGACGACGACGACTGTCGGGTTGGGCGATGGTTTAAACCGGATCGGCAAAAAGGCCGCTGTTTGTATCCGCGAGGCGTCGCTTGGGCCAAACTTTGGTATGAAAGGTGGGGCTGCTGGCGGTGGGATGGCGCAAGTTGTCCCTATGGAAGACATGAACCTGCATTTTACAGGTGATTTCCACGCGATTACTTCGGCCCACAATTTGTTGGCCGCGATGCTCGATAATCACGTATACTGGGGCAATTCGCTAGAAATCGACATTCGCCGCGTTGCTTGGCGTCGCGTATTGGATATGAACGATCGGGCCCTGCGCCAGATCAATGTGAACCTTGGCGGTGTTGCAAACGGTTTCCCACGTGAAGGCGGGTTTGACATCACGGTTGCATCAGAAGTGATGGCGATCCTGTGCTTGGCCAAAAATCTTGAAGATTTGCAAAACCGTTTGGGCGATATGATTGTGGCCTATCGTCGGGATCGGTCTCCGGTTTTCTGTCGTGATATCAAGGCTGACGGTGCAATGACTGTCCTGTTGAAAGACGCGATGCAGCCAAACCTTGTGCAAACGCTGGAGAATAATCCTGCTTTTGTCCACGGCGGCCCGTTTGCGAATATCGCACATGGCTGCAATTCGGTTACGGCGACGACTACGGCGTTGAAAATTGCTGATTACGTTGTGACTGAAGCAGGCTTTGGCGCGGATTTGGGCGCAGAAAAATTCCTGAACATCAAATGCCGCAAAGCGGGGCTTTCGCCGGATTGCGTCGTTCTTGTTGCAACGGTCCGGGCCATGAAGATGAATGGCGGCGTCGCAAAGGCAGATTTGGGCGCTGAGAATGTTGAGGCAGTGAAGTCGGGGTGTGCCAACCTTGGTCGCCATATCGGAAACCTGAAATCATTCGGCGTGCCGGTTGTTGTCGCGATTAACCACTTTGTCACGGATACGGATGCGGAAGTCCAAGCCGTCAAAGACTATGTCGCGACACAAGGGTCCGAAGCCGTGTTGTCACAGCACTGGGAGTTCGGATCAAAAGGGTCTGAAGACCTTGCGAAAAAGGTTGCTGAGGTCGCCGAGGCCGGTATTTCGAATTTCGCGCCGATCTACCCAGATGACATGAGCCTTTTTGATAAAATCGATACGATTGCAAAGCGTATCTATCATGCCGATGAAGTGTTGATGGATCAGAAATTGCGGACGCAGTTGAAGGACTGGGAAGATCAAGGATACGGTAACCTGCCGATTTGCATGGCAAAAACACAGTATTCATTCACCACAGACCCGACCGTGCGCGGCGCGCCTACTGGGCATTCTGTTCCTGTTCGCGAAGTACGTTTGAGTGCAGGTGCGGGATTTGTGGTTGTGATCTGCGGTGAGATTATGACGATGCCTGGCTTGCCACGTGTCCCATCTGCGGAGGCGATTCACTTGAACGCTGACGGCCAAATCGAAGGCCTGTTTTAA
- a CDS encoding MOSC domain-containing protein, with product MPALTPTSFSGKITWLGSVPNRATPEIQTNALQDMPLTFAGAKNEVHAGLTRPSCSRVLSQYPRDTEIRNTRQISIVCASELAKIAAALGLDAIDPAWLGASIVVDGIPDFSHVPPSSRLQSQDGVTLTVDMQNRPCIFPAKTIEAAKPGHGKAFKAAAAGMRGVTAWVEREGTLRLGDTLTLHVPDQRAWMAQPDLFEG from the coding sequence ATGCCAGCACTGACCCCCACATCATTTTCAGGAAAAATTACGTGGCTCGGGTCGGTGCCCAATCGGGCAACGCCGGAGATTCAAACCAACGCGCTGCAAGACATGCCGTTGACCTTTGCCGGTGCGAAGAACGAAGTTCATGCAGGGTTAACCCGTCCGTCGTGCAGTCGTGTTTTGTCTCAATACCCGCGTGACACCGAAATCCGGAATACCCGTCAAATCAGCATCGTGTGCGCGTCAGAACTAGCAAAGATCGCAGCGGCGTTGGGTTTGGATGCGATTGATCCCGCTTGGTTGGGCGCATCAATCGTGGTGGACGGCATACCGGATTTTTCGCATGTGCCGCCATCATCACGATTGCAGTCGCAAGACGGGGTGACCCTGACCGTCGACATGCAAAACAGGCCTTGTATCTTTCCCGCCAAGACAATTGAGGCGGCGAAACCGGGCCATGGGAAAGCGTTCAAAGCGGCCGCCGCTGGTATGCGCGGGGTCACCGCCTGGGTCGAACGCGAGGGCACATTGCGGTTGGGCGACACGTTGACCTTGCATGTCCCTGATCAGCGCGCGTGGATGGCCCAACCGGACCTTTTTGAAGGCTAA
- the ftsH gene encoding ATP-dependent zinc metalloprotease FtsH, with translation MGNARNLVFWVVLFLLVMALFSLFSGGQSSSMSNTKSYSEFVTSVEGGSVAQVTLDGEQIRYRGTNGQEYVAIMPRDAEVTDLLIANDIPVAARAQEQSGLQSFLIGLLPFALLIGVWIYFMNRMQGGGKGGAMGFGKSKAKLLTEKHGRVTFDDVAGIDEAKEELEEIVEFLRNPQKFSRLGGKIPKGALLVGPPGTGKTLLARAIAGEAGVPFFTISGSDFVEMFVGVGASRVRDMFEQGKKNAPCIVFIDEIDAVGRSRGAGYGGGNDEREQTLNQLLVEMDGFEANEGIIIVAATNRPDVLDPALLRPGRFDRQVQVPNPDIKGREKILGVHARKVPLGPDVDLRIIARGTPGFSGADLANLVNESALMAARVGRRFVTMIDFESAKDKVMMGAERRSMVMTEDEKKLTAYHEAGHAIVGLNVPQHDPIHKATIIPRGRALGLVLSLPERDQLSVSYTKYTSKIAMAMGGKVAEELIFGPENVTSGATSDIQQVSKIARAMVTQFGFSEKIGHIDYANEQQSHLGNYAGATSHSAETQKTIDEEVRRFIDEGYETAKRILTEKADDLERLAQGLLEYETLTGNEITRVIAGEALNRGDDADDTPPSDGNSVTAIPKTKPKKPKSNDGGMEPEPSV, from the coding sequence AATACGAAGAGCTATTCAGAATTTGTCACGTCCGTCGAAGGCGGTTCTGTGGCGCAGGTCACGCTTGATGGTGAACAAATCCGCTACCGTGGTACGAACGGTCAAGAATATGTGGCCATCATGCCGCGCGACGCAGAGGTTACTGACCTTCTGATCGCCAACGATATTCCTGTTGCTGCGCGGGCGCAGGAACAGTCAGGCCTTCAATCATTCCTGATCGGTTTGTTGCCTTTTGCTTTGCTGATCGGTGTGTGGATTTATTTCATGAATCGCATGCAAGGTGGCGGCAAAGGCGGGGCGATGGGTTTCGGGAAATCCAAGGCAAAGCTGCTGACAGAGAAGCATGGTCGCGTCACGTTTGACGATGTTGCCGGTATTGATGAAGCGAAAGAAGAGCTGGAAGAAATCGTAGAATTCCTGCGCAATCCACAGAAGTTTTCTCGTTTGGGCGGCAAAATTCCAAAGGGTGCGCTGCTTGTGGGCCCTCCGGGGACTGGTAAAACGCTGCTGGCGCGTGCAATTGCGGGCGAAGCTGGGGTACCTTTCTTCACTATTTCTGGTTCCGACTTTGTCGAAATGTTCGTTGGCGTCGGTGCGTCTCGTGTCCGTGACATGTTCGAACAGGGGAAAAAGAACGCTCCTTGCATCGTGTTTATTGACGAAATCGATGCGGTTGGCCGGTCCCGTGGCGCTGGTTACGGCGGCGGAAACGATGAACGTGAACAGACATTGAACCAGTTGCTGGTGGAGATGGATGGTTTCGAAGCAAACGAAGGCATCATCATCGTCGCGGCGACAAACCGTCCTGATGTTCTTGATCCAGCGTTGCTGCGTCCGGGCCGTTTTGACCGTCAGGTTCAGGTACCCAACCCTGATATCAAAGGTCGCGAAAAGATCTTGGGCGTGCATGCGCGCAAGGTTCCGCTTGGTCCTGATGTTGATCTGCGCATCATTGCGCGGGGGACACCTGGTTTCTCAGGTGCTGACCTTGCGAACCTGGTTAACGAATCCGCTTTGATGGCGGCGCGTGTCGGTCGCCGCTTTGTCACAATGATCGACTTCGAATCCGCCAAAGATAAGGTCATGATGGGCGCAGAGCGTCGGTCGATGGTCATGACGGAAGACGAAAAGAAATTGACGGCATACCACGAAGCCGGACACGCGATTGTCGGGTTGAACGTTCCGCAGCACGATCCGATTCACAAGGCCACGATCATTCCACGCGGTCGTGCGTTGGGCTTGGTGTTGTCCTTGCCTGAACGCGATCAGCTGTCTGTCAGCTACACCAAATACACCTCCAAAATTGCGATGGCGATGGGCGGTAAAGTTGCAGAGGAACTGATCTTTGGACCAGAAAATGTCACGTCCGGCGCGACGTCTGACATCCAGCAGGTGTCCAAGATCGCCCGCGCTATGGTGACACAATTCGGGTTCTCTGAAAAAATCGGTCACATCGATTACGCAAATGAACAGCAAAGCCATCTTGGGAATTATGCAGGCGCGACAAGCCATTCCGCCGAAACCCAGAAGACAATCGATGAAGAGGTGCGCCGCTTCATTGACGAAGGCTACGAAACTGCAAAGCGGATCCTGACTGAAAAAGCGGATGATCTGGAACGGTTGGCGCAAGGTCTGCTGGAATATGAAACACTTACCGGCAATGAAATCACACGCGTGATCGCTGGTGAGGCGCTGAATCGCGGTGATGATGCGGATGATACGCCGCCAAGTGACGGTAATTCAGTGACGGCAATTCCAAAGACGAAGCCGAAAAAGCCAAAGTCGAATGACGGTGGTATGGAACCTGAACCGTCAGTCTAA